Proteins found in one Arthrobacter pascens genomic segment:
- a CDS encoding PepSY domain-containing protein, whose amino-acid sequence MGKKTLWITGMATAAAAIGGASAAVAGSTPGDDQPLTGSVLQQASDSAIAHTGPGTVASAETDNDANTSYEVGVRLNNGNSVEVELNSSFQVVTTEHDDDGAGSGPPLSAADREKAGQAAVARVGQGRVGEVERENEGGSAYEAEIILPDGSEVDVELGADFQVLRTEAPERD is encoded by the coding sequence ATGGGCAAGAAAACCCTTTGGATCACCGGCATGGCTACGGCAGCGGCTGCGATCGGGGGAGCGTCCGCTGCGGTGGCGGGCAGCACGCCCGGCGACGATCAGCCGTTAACTGGATCCGTCCTCCAGCAGGCCAGCGATTCGGCCATTGCCCACACAGGTCCAGGCACCGTAGCCAGTGCAGAAACGGACAATGACGCCAATACTTCATATGAAGTGGGCGTCCGGTTGAACAACGGCAACAGTGTCGAAGTTGAGCTCAACAGCTCGTTCCAGGTGGTCACGACGGAGCACGACGATGACGGGGCCGGCTCTGGGCCGCCTTTGAGCGCCGCTGACCGGGAGAAGGCAGGACAAGCCGCGGTGGCGAGGGTTGGCCAAGGGCGGGTCGGAGAAGTGGAACGCGAGAACGAAGGCGGCTCCGCGTATGAGGCGGAGATCATCCTTCCGGACGGCTCCGAAGTTGACGTTGAACTGGGAGCAGATTTCCAGGTCCTGCGGACGGAAGCGCCCGAGCGCGACTGA
- a CDS encoding GNAT family N-acetyltransferase has product MPPTTSASRKFAEENADFSSSNGRIMLTIEDSAGDAVGGINLNSIDERNGTFSIGTVINKERHGKGYGTRAMIILLKYAFL; this is encoded by the coding sequence CTGCCTCCCACCACCTCAGCATCGAGGAAGTTCGCCGAGGAAAACGCTGACTTCTCCTCGTCAAATGGACGCATCATGCTCACGATCGAAGATTCAGCCGGTGACGCCGTAGGTGGCATCAACCTAAACAGCATTGACGAGCGGAACGGCACTTTCAGCATCGGCACGGTGATTAACAAAGAGCGCCACGGGAAGGGTTACGGTACTCGAGCCATGATCATTCTGTTGAAGTATGCGTTTCTTTGA
- a CDS encoding DUF2182 domain-containing protein, producing MRRKKLLTRGGTHPLERAASVSPATAPRVDPREAGLIAALLILAAASWIFTSVQMSGMDMGPWTDPGPLGLFVTTWVVMLAAMMFPSVAPMVVAYSRIQSHRRKTGRYAPPGSTAVFVAGYLITWTVFGVAAYSLYSGVASLFPGLVASDQGGRYLAAGVIMVAAAYQLTPAKNVALMKCRSPMDFILHRMRNGYGGALRMGVEHGVWCVACCWALMVALFALGVMSVGWMAVVGAFIGGEKLLPWKGLANRSVAVALAVIAVGIALLPVAMDGMQM from the coding sequence ATGCGGCGCAAGAAGCTGTTGACGAGAGGCGGCACGCACCCACTGGAGCGCGCCGCCTCTGTTTCGCCTGCCACGGCGCCCCGGGTCGATCCGCGGGAGGCCGGCCTGATCGCTGCCCTGCTCATACTCGCCGCAGCGAGTTGGATCTTCACCTCTGTGCAGATGAGCGGAATGGACATGGGCCCCTGGACGGACCCGGGACCGTTGGGATTGTTCGTCACGACGTGGGTGGTAATGCTGGCGGCCATGATGTTCCCGTCCGTGGCGCCAATGGTCGTGGCCTATTCGCGGATTCAGAGCCACCGCCGCAAGACGGGGCGCTATGCACCGCCGGGATCCACCGCTGTGTTCGTGGCCGGCTACCTGATCACCTGGACGGTCTTCGGCGTGGCGGCCTATTCGCTCTATTCGGGAGTCGCATCATTGTTTCCCGGGCTCGTCGCGTCGGATCAGGGCGGCCGCTACCTGGCGGCCGGAGTAATCATGGTGGCGGCCGCCTATCAGTTAACACCCGCCAAGAACGTCGCGCTGATGAAATGCAGGAGCCCCATGGACTTCATCCTTCACCGCATGCGGAACGGGTATGGTGGCGCGCTGCGCATGGGCGTGGAGCATGGCGTCTGGTGCGTCGCGTGCTGCTGGGCGCTCATGGTGGCGCTGTTTGCGCTGGGCGTGATGAGCGTCGGCTGGATGGCGGTGGTTGGGGCCTTCATCGGGGGGGAGAAGCTGCTCCCGTGGAAAGGGCTCGCAAACCGTTCAGTTGCGGTGGCGTTGGCCGTGATTGCGGTCGGCATTGCCCTGTTGCCTGTCGCGATGGACGGAATGCAGATGTAA
- a CDS encoding ester cyclase, which yields MSDGSGIMQRFYQEVLVGGNVALVDELIADDFVDHEEPFPGQPPGKAGVVFYINAIRSAFPDLKVKTSEPALADGNLEAVHGILTGTHRGDFVGIAPTGRNVEFAGIDIIRVQDGKVAEHWGVTDTLTLMQQIGAVPA from the coding sequence ATGTCTGACGGCAGTGGAATCATGCAGCGCTTCTACCAGGAAGTTCTTGTGGGCGGAAACGTCGCACTCGTCGACGAGCTGATAGCGGATGACTTTGTGGACCACGAGGAGCCTTTTCCCGGGCAACCGCCGGGCAAGGCAGGCGTCGTGTTTTACATAAACGCAATCCGGTCCGCATTTCCGGATCTCAAGGTCAAGACAAGCGAACCTGCATTGGCGGACGGAAATCTGGAGGCCGTTCACGGAATCCTAACCGGTACGCACCGAGGCGACTTCGTGGGAATTGCGCCAACCGGACGAAATGTTGAATTCGCCGGGATCGACATTATCCGTGTCCAGGACGGCAAGGTCGCCGAGCACTGGGGAGTTACCGATACGCTGACGCTCATGCAGCAGATCGGCGCAGTGCCGGCATAA
- a CDS encoding dihydrofolate reductase family protein, which translates to MNRVTCDLTISLDGFAAGPNQSRAEPLGESGELLHRWQFEEPESNAAALEGILAAGAYIMGRNMFAGPGDWDEEWRGWWGEEPPYHAPVFVLTHHPREPLEMQGGTTFNFVTDGIESALGQAWKAAGNKDVAIAGGAQTVRQYLSAGLIDELRLHIAPIVLGSGERLLDGVANLQLEPTEASGTRLVTHVRYQIIH; encoded by the coding sequence ATGAACCGAGTCACGTGCGACCTGACCATTTCCCTCGACGGATTCGCCGCCGGTCCGAACCAAAGCCGGGCGGAACCGTTGGGCGAGAGTGGAGAGCTGCTGCACAGATGGCAGTTCGAAGAACCCGAGTCCAACGCAGCCGCGCTCGAAGGCATCCTCGCGGCCGGTGCCTACATCATGGGACGGAACATGTTCGCAGGACCCGGGGACTGGGATGAGGAATGGCGGGGATGGTGGGGTGAGGAACCCCCCTATCACGCACCCGTATTCGTTCTCACGCACCATCCACGCGAGCCCCTGGAGATGCAGGGCGGCACCACGTTCAACTTCGTGACCGATGGGATCGAATCGGCGCTGGGCCAGGCGTGGAAGGCCGCTGGCAACAAGGACGTGGCCATTGCCGGAGGAGCGCAGACCGTCCGCCAATACCTTTCAGCGGGGCTGATCGACGAGCTGCGGCTCCACATCGCACCCATCGTTCTGGGATCGGGCGAGCGGCTTTTGGACGGCGTCGCGAACCTTCAGCTTGAGCCGACGGAAGCGAGCGGCACCAGGCTCGTCACCCACGTGCGCTATCAGATAATCCACTGA
- a CDS encoding serine hydrolase translates to MATTAIPAGLQDSIDRILKGAEGYRVGVALAAVGGGEPRTYGDQSPFVAASTGKLITAAAYYHLVETGEATLEQKLGNYNAAFQLKSMINRSTNDSWHLLRNAVGYPRLIRYAASIGIPYDQQNLLTPAEMALFLTQLYSGGLLNREHTEQLLGYMQNTNVEGLIPAACRPDITVHHKYGLLNGNLHDVALLTFRERTYALAIYTEIADSTDEAERIQMIHTLTETIVDAVFPPSQPSG, encoded by the coding sequence ATGGCGACGACTGCCATACCTGCGGGCCTGCAGGACAGCATTGACCGGATTCTCAAGGGTGCGGAGGGCTATCGCGTCGGCGTTGCCCTCGCTGCGGTTGGCGGCGGAGAGCCACGTACGTATGGGGATCAGTCGCCTTTCGTGGCGGCCAGCACGGGGAAGCTCATCACCGCCGCGGCCTACTATCACCTCGTTGAAACCGGTGAAGCCACCTTGGAACAAAAGTTGGGGAACTACAACGCCGCCTTCCAGCTCAAGTCCATGATCAATAGAAGCACCAACGACTCGTGGCACCTTTTGAGGAACGCCGTCGGGTACCCGCGCCTCATCCGGTACGCCGCCTCGATAGGCATCCCCTACGATCAACAAAACCTCCTCACACCAGCGGAAATGGCACTCTTCCTGACGCAGCTGTACTCAGGGGGCCTGCTTAACCGGGAGCACACCGAGCAGCTGCTCGGTTACATGCAGAACACCAATGTTGAAGGTCTTATCCCCGCCGCCTGCAGGCCGGACATCACAGTGCATCACAAATATGGGCTGCTCAACGGAAACCTTCACGACGTTGCGCTGCTTACCTTCCGGGAAAGGACCTATGCATTGGCGATTTACACCGAAATCGCTGACAGCACTGACGAGGCCGAACGCATCCAGATGATCCACACGCTGACAGAAACTATCGTGGACGCCGTCTTCCCGCCTTCGCAGCCGAGCGGGTAG
- a CDS encoding serine/threonine-protein kinase translates to MKETATGMPGTVLQERYRVGEVLGHGGMGTVYRGTDLVLGRDVALKIFRADLADPAELSRQQSEVRLLARLNHHGLVTLFDTGTLLQDQRDVPFLVMELIPGIDLHRRLAAGPLTGTEAARIGAELSEALQYIHHHGVVHRDVKPANILLARYAADAEIRAKLADFGIARMLDGARLTATNMIPGTAAYLSPEQASGEPVGPPADIYSLGLVLLEALTGKVEFPGSPLEAAVARLSRDPVVPDALGKRWKSLLAAMTARDPDERPDAGKVAKALRDGGDWSTLSGPVGAADANDELEPQRTLVLRAGQGQRPGAAAPIGSERGVLPALPSSEMTNATSWRPAPQVPSRKPASVRQPPALSRPWRNLRNIGSRKLWVFAAFCTATGVLIAVVLLGPIPRSSPGPVDAPAPAVPGQMGDHFKELEESVRP, encoded by the coding sequence GTGAAGGAAACTGCTACCGGCATGCCGGGAACGGTCCTGCAGGAGCGCTACCGGGTAGGCGAGGTGCTTGGACACGGCGGCATGGGCACTGTGTACCGCGGCACGGATCTGGTGCTGGGCCGCGATGTCGCACTCAAGATTTTCCGCGCGGACCTTGCAGATCCGGCAGAACTGAGCAGGCAGCAAAGCGAAGTTCGGTTGCTTGCACGGCTGAACCATCATGGTCTGGTTACCCTCTTCGATACCGGCACGCTCCTCCAGGACCAACGGGACGTTCCCTTCCTCGTGATGGAGCTGATCCCTGGAATTGACCTTCACCGTCGTCTCGCAGCCGGGCCGCTGACGGGAACTGAAGCAGCGCGGATAGGGGCGGAACTGTCTGAGGCGCTGCAGTACATCCACCATCACGGCGTGGTGCACCGTGACGTCAAACCGGCCAATATCCTGCTGGCCCGCTATGCGGCAGATGCCGAAATCCGCGCCAAACTCGCAGACTTTGGTATTGCCCGGATGCTCGACGGGGCCCGGCTAACCGCCACCAACATGATTCCTGGTACGGCCGCCTATCTGAGCCCGGAACAGGCCAGCGGGGAGCCCGTGGGCCCGCCCGCAGACATCTATTCACTGGGCTTGGTGCTGTTGGAAGCTCTCACCGGGAAGGTGGAATTTCCGGGTTCCCCGCTTGAGGCCGCTGTGGCCCGGCTGTCGCGGGATCCGGTTGTACCGGATGCTCTGGGTAAACGGTGGAAATCGCTGTTGGCCGCCATGACTGCCCGCGACCCTGATGAGAGGCCGGACGCCGGCAAGGTCGCCAAAGCTTTGCGCGACGGCGGCGACTGGAGCACGCTGTCCGGGCCGGTGGGTGCTGCAGATGCTAACGACGAACTTGAGCCCCAGCGAACCCTGGTCCTGCGCGCGGGCCAAGGGCAGCGTCCTGGCGCTGCAGCGCCTATTGGGAGCGAAAGAGGAGTGCTTCCTGCCCTGCCGAGCAGCGAAATGACCAATGCCACGTCCTGGCGGCCAGCTCCTCAAGTCCCGTCACGCAAGCCGGCATCAGTCCGCCAGCCGCCAGCATTGTCGCGGCCTTGGAGGAACCTGCGCAACATCGGTAGCCGCAAGCTGTGGGTTTTCGCGGCGTTCTGCACCGCGACGGGAGTACTCATCGCCGTTGTGTTGCTGGGTCCGATTCCGCGTTCTTCGCCGGGGCCGGTTGATGCCCCGGCTCCCGCCGTTCCGGGGCAGATGGGCGACCATTTCAAGGAGCTGGAAGAGAGCGTCAGGCCATGA
- a CDS encoding dihydrofolate reductase family protein has product MTKISAFQSVTLDGVMQGPGRADEDTREGFKYGGWANGYQDEVSMQFAGEGMSSEGSLLFGRRTYEDLLGFWSTTPEPNPFTDVLLNSRKYVVSRSAGTDLAYPNSTLLAGEATETVAAVREEVNGGLTILGSRQLVQSLHAGGLIDEYILLIHPIVLGSGTKLFGDGQRLDLTLQRSITTATGVIIAQYSIL; this is encoded by the coding sequence ATGACAAAGATAAGTGCTTTCCAGAGCGTCACCCTTGACGGGGTCATGCAGGGACCCGGACGGGCCGATGAGGACACTCGCGAAGGATTCAAGTACGGCGGCTGGGCCAATGGCTATCAGGATGAGGTATCCATGCAGTTCGCTGGCGAGGGAATGTCATCCGAGGGTTCTCTGTTGTTCGGCCGCCGCACGTACGAAGACCTTCTCGGGTTTTGGAGCACGACGCCGGAACCGAACCCTTTCACCGATGTTCTCCTGAACTCGCGAAAGTATGTGGTCTCCAGATCGGCTGGAACCGACTTGGCATATCCGAACTCAACACTGCTTGCGGGTGAGGCAACCGAAACTGTCGCCGCCGTCCGTGAGGAAGTCAACGGCGGCCTGACGATCCTGGGCAGCAGGCAACTCGTCCAGTCATTGCACGCAGGCGGACTGATCGACGAGTACATTCTGCTGATCCATCCCATCGTGCTCGGTTCGGGGACGAAGTTGTTCGGTGACGGCCAGCGCCTCGATCTGACTCTGCAGCGGTCAATCACGACGGCTACAGGGGTAATCATCGCCCAGTACTCAATCCTCTAA
- a CDS encoding ArsR/SmtB family transcription factor codes for MNSDEGALSGAAELFKALSATSRLLILCALAHEPSSVSALAEATKLSQPLVSQHLRLLRGSISSRRRGPDGKPFTP; via the coding sequence GTGAATTCCGATGAGGGCGCCCTCTCAGGAGCGGCCGAGCTGTTCAAGGCCCTGTCCGCCACCTCACGGCTCCTCATCCTGTGCGCGCTTGCCCACGAGCCCTCGTCCGTGAGCGCACTGGCTGAGGCAACGAAGCTGTCCCAGCCCTTGGTCTCCCAGCATCTGCGGCTGCTCAGGGGATCAATCTCGTCACGGCGGCGAGGTCCGGACGGGAAACCCTTTACTCCCTGA
- a CDS encoding ArsR/SmtB family transcription factor — protein MNADNGVCSLGVDSQYVELAVEVFAMLADATRVRIILALRDGEMAVGALAEEVGKSPAAVSQHLAKMRLARMVSTRQDGTKVLYRLENEHARKLVADAIFQAEHALGEEPAHHRRDRKEGS, from the coding sequence ATGAATGCAGATAACGGAGTTTGTTCCTTAGGGGTGGACAGCCAGTACGTGGAGTTGGCCGTTGAAGTCTTCGCTATGCTTGCCGACGCGACCAGGGTGCGCATCATCCTTGCCCTACGCGACGGGGAGATGGCGGTGGGCGCTTTGGCTGAGGAGGTCGGGAAGTCACCGGCCGCAGTGTCCCAACATCTGGCCAAAATGCGCCTGGCCCGGATGGTTTCTACCCGGCAGGACGGAACCAAAGTGTTGTACCGGCTGGAGAATGAGCATGCCCGCAAGCTGGTGGCGGACGCGATTTTCCAGGCCGAACACGCGCTCGGCGAAGAACCCGCCCACCATCGCCGGGATAGGAAGGAGGGCTCATGA
- a CDS encoding cation diffusion facilitator family transporter encodes MSRPGPVHEQHTDHGHSQGHVHGHEHHHHSGFKGWLVELFVPHTHDAADSIDDAMEASTEGVRALKISLFLLLVTTLLQFLVVLISGSVALLADTIHNFSDALTAVPLWVAFILGRRAATRHYTYGFGRAEDLAGLFIVGVVALSAVIAAWQSVDRLLHPQPLSNLWWVFAAGLIGFAGNEAVAMYRIRVGRRIGSAALVADGVHARTDGFTSLAVVLGAVGVMLGFPLADPIVGMFISAAILVLLWGTVRSIGRRLMDGIEPDLIDAAHKALEGTPGVLAVPRLQLRWSGHRLQGAATLLVAHDVSLAAAEQTTHEAGQRLSHALPKVDDMVLTPLTATTKGSRA; translated from the coding sequence ATGAGCAGGCCAGGACCGGTCCATGAGCAGCACACAGACCATGGACATAGCCAGGGCCACGTGCACGGGCACGAGCACCATCATCATAGCGGGTTCAAGGGCTGGCTGGTGGAGCTCTTTGTTCCCCACACGCATGACGCTGCCGATTCGATCGATGATGCCATGGAGGCAAGCACTGAAGGCGTGCGTGCCTTGAAGATCAGTCTCTTCCTTCTTCTGGTCACGACTCTCTTGCAGTTCCTGGTGGTGCTGATCAGCGGTTCCGTGGCTTTGCTGGCTGATACGATCCACAACTTCTCGGATGCCCTCACGGCGGTGCCTCTGTGGGTTGCATTCATCCTGGGCCGCCGCGCCGCGACCCGCCATTACACCTACGGATTCGGGCGGGCGGAAGACCTAGCCGGGCTGTTCATCGTCGGTGTCGTCGCCCTGTCCGCTGTGATCGCGGCGTGGCAATCCGTTGACCGTCTCCTGCACCCCCAGCCCCTGAGCAACCTGTGGTGGGTCTTCGCGGCCGGCCTGATCGGTTTTGCCGGAAATGAGGCAGTTGCCATGTACCGCATCAGGGTGGGCCGCCGGATTGGTTCGGCCGCCCTGGTCGCCGACGGCGTGCATGCCCGCACGGACGGCTTTACGTCCCTGGCTGTCGTCCTCGGCGCGGTGGGGGTCATGCTTGGCTTCCCACTGGCTGACCCCATTGTTGGTATGTTCATCTCCGCAGCCATTCTGGTCCTTTTGTGGGGGACGGTGCGCAGCATCGGGCGCAGGTTGATGGACGGGATCGAACCGGACCTGATCGATGCGGCACACAAAGCCCTCGAGGGCACCCCGGGCGTGCTGGCCGTGCCGCGTCTTCAGCTGCGCTGGTCGGGACACCGCCTGCAAGGCGCCGCGACGCTGCTCGTCGCCCACGACGTGAGCCTGGCGGCGGCTGAACAGACGACCCATGAAGCCGGACAGCGCCTGAGCCATGCCCTGCCCAAGGTTGACGATATGGTGCTCACGCCCCTCACCGCCACGACAAAAGGCAGCCGCGCATGA
- a CDS encoding DUF1326 domain-containing protein: MSWEMTGKYTSSCSCQLICPCPVDGPPTGPNGECRGVAVFQIASGNLDDTDLSGVVFAFANWFPSNLSAGNWKVGIVVDDGASDAQASALETILHGDAGGPFADFAALYGEWLGVERAGVTFSDDGDRSSGSVAGRADFTFEPLAGPGGGFTTEKNAMYGFAEEFRIGKAPGHSDLFGLDFDGVYGEAADFAYASEMAENAPRGRV; encoded by the coding sequence ATGTCTTGGGAAATGACCGGAAAATATACCTCCAGTTGCAGCTGCCAGTTGATCTGTCCCTGCCCCGTCGATGGCCCGCCCACCGGTCCGAATGGCGAGTGCCGCGGCGTGGCTGTGTTCCAGATCGCGAGCGGAAATCTCGATGACACCGATCTCTCGGGAGTTGTTTTCGCCTTCGCCAATTGGTTCCCGTCGAACCTCAGCGCAGGCAACTGGAAGGTGGGTATCGTCGTCGACGACGGCGCCTCGGATGCTCAGGCGAGCGCGCTCGAAACCATTCTCCACGGTGATGCCGGCGGCCCGTTTGCGGATTTCGCCGCACTCTACGGGGAATGGCTGGGCGTAGAGCGTGCGGGCGTCACGTTCTCCGACGACGGCGACCGCTCGTCCGGCTCGGTAGCCGGGCGCGCGGACTTCACGTTCGAGCCGCTGGCGGGGCCGGGCGGCGGTTTCACCACCGAGAAGAACGCGATGTATGGCTTCGCCGAGGAGTTCCGGATCGGAAAAGCGCCGGGACACTCGGACCTGTTTGGCCTCGACTTCGACGGCGTCTACGGTGAGGCCGCGGACTTTGCCTACGCCAGCGAGATGGCCGAGAACGCTCCCCGGGGCCGGGTCTGA
- a CDS encoding universal stress protein, whose amino-acid sequence MGIKVAVGYDGSDPSKVALHWATEYAVASQAGVRIIHAWIWPLFTHDVAPVKGVADSGLRHAAEAILSEGVELAQEYSHGQEIEPRMIAGLPADVLRQESLDADLLVVGNRGLGGFLGKLAGSVSVDLSGACPCPLVVVRAERGEGKPVVACVDGHLRSSKVLEQSVRVAQTLQTKLRIVHVDPSAPVWKRHTPAQKHGHDVLRNAMLWVQDLAPDMAVTEELLSGHSVATALVEAGADAELLVLGAHRREGHPGTLATVLTHAHGNVMIAR is encoded by the coding sequence ATGGGCATCAAAGTGGCAGTCGGTTATGACGGCTCGGACCCGTCCAAAGTGGCCCTGCACTGGGCCACGGAATATGCCGTGGCCTCGCAGGCCGGCGTTCGCATCATCCATGCCTGGATCTGGCCCCTGTTCACTCACGACGTCGCACCAGTGAAGGGCGTCGCCGACAGCGGGCTGCGGCACGCTGCCGAAGCGATTCTTTCCGAGGGCGTGGAACTTGCCCAGGAGTACTCGCACGGGCAGGAAATCGAACCGCGGATGATTGCGGGCCTGCCCGCCGACGTTTTGCGCCAGGAATCCCTCGATGCGGACCTGCTCGTGGTCGGTAACCGCGGGCTGGGGGGCTTCCTCGGAAAACTGGCCGGCTCCGTTTCCGTTGACCTCTCCGGGGCGTGCCCCTGCCCACTTGTGGTGGTCCGGGCCGAACGAGGGGAAGGAAAACCAGTGGTTGCCTGCGTCGACGGGCACCTGCGGAGCAGCAAGGTCCTGGAGCAGTCAGTCCGTGTGGCGCAGACCCTGCAGACGAAGCTGCGGATCGTCCATGTTGATCCGTCTGCGCCGGTTTGGAAGCGCCACACACCCGCACAGAAGCACGGCCATGATGTGCTGCGCAATGCCATGCTCTGGGTGCAGGATCTCGCCCCTGACATGGCCGTGACGGAGGAATTACTCTCCGGCCACTCCGTGGCTACTGCACTGGTCGAGGCGGGAGCTGACGCGGAACTGCTGGTATTGGGGGCCCACAGGCGTGAAGGCCATCCCGGAACCCTGGCCACAGTTCTGACCCACGCACATGGCAACGTCATGATCGCCAGGTAA
- a CDS encoding iron chaperone: protein MGSVGDSLAALPPSDRACPQRVIEVARAVAPEAVDGVSYGMAALKLDGKPLLGVVAAAKHLSVFPFSPEVIDAVAGRLEGFSLSKGTIRFTPDHPFPDEIIEEIVRLRRTEILK from the coding sequence ATGGGTTCCGTTGGCGATTCCTTGGCCGCTTTGCCTCCGTCGGATCGGGCTTGTCCTCAACGGGTGATTGAGGTTGCGCGGGCCGTGGCGCCGGAGGCTGTTGATGGCGTGAGCTACGGGATGGCTGCCCTGAAGCTTGACGGGAAGCCGCTCCTTGGAGTCGTTGCAGCTGCTAAGCACCTCTCCGTCTTTCCGTTTTCCCCGGAGGTTATTGACGCCGTCGCCGGAAGGCTCGAGGGCTTCTCCCTGTCAAAAGGCACCATCCGCTTCACACCGGATCATCCCTTCCCGGACGAGATCATTGAGGAGATAGTCCGCCTGCGGCGCACGGAGATCCTCAAGTAG
- a CDS encoding TerC family protein encodes MDVPSLVWVLTIAGIVALLVFDFIFHVRHAHIPTLKEAAIWSSMYVGIALCFGLVILAFGGASPGAEYFAGYITEKALSVDNLFVFLVIINSFRVPGEDQQKVLLFGIVFALVVRTVFIFLGAALITTFAWVFYVFGLILLVTAGNMLRPEGSEGKSASSVMIRITKRLFHTTDYYDGDKLLTVREGKRALTPMLVVMVAIAGTDILFAVDSIPAIFGLTQDVFIVFTANAFALLGLRQLYFLIDGLLNRLIFLSYGLALILAFIGVKLMLHALHENNVAFINDGDPVPVIELDTRLSLTVIIAVLSVTVLASLLSRRGKVQAVTSAARRHAANYLDPDYTTEVGERNRIFTKLLEEEQQIRSLGPKHRQHANDEKDLVDLISQAHRKHDEKL; translated from the coding sequence ATGGACGTTCCTTCACTGGTATGGGTTCTGACCATCGCGGGAATCGTTGCGCTGCTGGTCTTTGACTTCATTTTCCACGTCCGCCACGCGCACATTCCCACGCTGAAGGAAGCGGCCATCTGGTCCTCAATGTATGTAGGGATCGCGCTGTGCTTCGGGCTGGTCATTTTGGCCTTCGGAGGTGCATCACCGGGCGCAGAGTATTTCGCGGGTTATATCACTGAGAAGGCGCTCTCAGTGGACAACCTGTTCGTCTTCCTGGTGATCATTAACAGTTTTCGGGTGCCCGGCGAAGACCAGCAAAAAGTGCTGCTGTTCGGCATAGTATTCGCGCTGGTCGTACGGACCGTCTTCATCTTCCTAGGGGCTGCACTGATCACCACCTTCGCCTGGGTCTTTTACGTCTTCGGACTCATCCTGCTGGTGACTGCGGGCAACATGCTGAGACCCGAGGGTTCGGAGGGAAAATCGGCGAGCAGCGTCATGATCCGGATAACCAAACGGCTGTTTCACACCACCGACTACTACGACGGTGACAAGCTGTTAACGGTCCGGGAGGGCAAACGGGCGCTGACTCCCATGCTGGTGGTGATGGTTGCCATCGCCGGCACTGACATTCTCTTCGCAGTGGACTCGATACCTGCGATTTTTGGCCTGACCCAGGACGTCTTCATTGTCTTCACGGCGAACGCGTTCGCGCTCCTTGGCCTCCGTCAGCTCTACTTCCTGATCGACGGGCTCCTGAACCGTCTGATCTTCCTCTCCTACGGGCTGGCCCTGATCCTGGCATTCATCGGCGTAAAACTCATGCTCCACGCCCTGCACGAAAACAACGTGGCGTTTATCAACGACGGCGATCCGGTACCGGTAATCGAGTTGGATACACGGCTTTCGCTCACAGTCATCATCGCAGTGCTGAGTGTAACTGTCCTCGCGTCCCTGCTCAGCCGCCGCGGAAAGGTTCAAGCGGTCACGTCTGCCGCCCGTCGTCATGCTGCCAACTACCTGGACCCTGACTACACCACGGAGGTCGGAGAACGGAACCGGATCTTCACGAAGCTGCTCGAGGAAGAACAACAGATACGCAGCCTCGGACCAAAACATCGCCAGCACGCTAATGACGAGAAGGACCTGGTGGACCTGATCTCCCAGGCCCACCGGAAACATGATGAAAAACTCTAA